The Clupea harengus chromosome 26, Ch_v2.0.2, whole genome shotgun sequence region tctccctgacgcgtatcgttgcggtagggccggcccagctatctgtagcctatctgagaaaactttttagAAAAGgtgggctatggacccaaccaactctatttgggaggagagaacttcctcgcatggtacaacccatgcagaggctgcggtgtgctttggccactaacccatccacattacattacaagcctttgaccactaacccatccacactacattacaagcctttgaaaCTGATCACTAACTCATCAGCAGTACATTACAAGcggtggcatgtgtgtgtgtgtgtgtgtgtgtgtgtgtggcattggccCATCTTCTATACTAAAAGGTGACAGAAAAAGGAACTTCACAAGTGGGCCTGTAACAgtgaggcttcttcacgccacCAGTGGCTGGAACACTTTTGTAGCCAGCTGCTTCCTTGGGGCTTTGTCACCACTGGATTTACGAGCTGTCTGCTTGGTTCTTGCCAGTGCTTATATAGAAGTTCAGAAGGTTCTTGCCATTGTTGAACCAATAGCTATTACTTCTCCTCTATCTAGTATCTGAAtataacaacacacactttttttgatCGATTGGTTATTAGCTAGAAtcatttgaatgaaaaatgttaaCAATTTAAACCATTTTTAAACAAAATCCTAAAAAGAACTGATGAAAATGTTGGTGATGAAAGAGCGTGTGAAATGAAAGTtactaggggtgtaaaaaataaccgatacgtatcgatatccgtttttagcttgtaagatacgactacatcggtgcgtgaagtcccgtatcggtattaaaatgacatgaaccggtctttgcccgatttaaaagttatgaatcggttcacaagcgtttgtctctccgtttttttgctacgcaaaacacaaaacactcactgacctgttgcatttgatctcagtcagaacaatgacagcctgtcattggccaaagcccgcatagcataaaccaatcaggctgtattctcacaaataacgccaagaccAATGCAatttcaatggcctatgctagctaccctatccatttcaatggcctatgctatgctagctcctttggccaaggaagataaatcgttgttgattgcgtgtttctacagacatcctcggatttaaataattataataataataaataggagaatatttgtatcattaacaattatgtttaacatttatagtaatgattccgagaccgagccatggtgatgtcctaacataaataaaagcactatattgtaaagtgccggcatagtcgccccataatgccgtgcggcgggcgcatacttttctctatgtgatgcactagcgctcaccgatgttccctaacaatgttccttactgttctaattgcatgtcgttgttctgtattgggacggagtttatacaggtgtgtgacggtagcacagtctgttcgtgataacttgtaacAGGGCATAAAggccgtgccattttgacattgtattgtttttggtgttaaataaaaagccataacaaatattccgcacttccgtgatttggtaccatatgaacactgcaaatggcagtgaacaAATaattaagcactaaactcaatcgcgtggatatagacatagtggaatagaatggacacatctacattctgcaacagtaggctacctccacctcttccctggtgaaattaggtctgggtttaccggtgcttgctttgaaatgattttgatcagtctctgaagttgctttcgcgttgcctgtggagtgtgcacatgttGCAATAGCATGCTCTTATAaagagctggcggggcgtttctgtatgcaagttcaggtggaTGAGAAAGCGctttcaattaagaacacatttccaggcgttcatgaatccagcgatcttttctgaggttggtaagaagatatttaataagacacttaagaaaatgttcgagaatgatgtccattgtttcctcacaactcagtgttttcaattattgaactgcatcgaatcgcatcgaatcgtatcgaatcgtactgaatcgtttttataaaacaatgcatcttttcttgtatcgtatcgtgcccatgtatcgagatgcgaatcggatcgtctttgtcatgagtGATTTACACCCCTAAAAGTTACCAAAAGATTTTgataaatgttctctctcttctactttGTCCTGCAACACTGAAgaatatattttcatattttcatatttattgGCTATTGCTAGAATTACTTCACATGGAAAACAATCCAAGCGGTGCCTCCATTTTATATGGTACCCCTTAGTGGAGACGTGACTTAATGTAAttgcagcgccccctagtggagaCGTGCCTGTAATGTTATTGCAGCGCCCCCTAATGGAGACATACCAGTAATGTTATTGCAGCGCCCCCTAATGGAGACATACCAGTAATGTTAttgcagcgccccctagtggagaCGTGCCTGTAATGTTATTGCAGTGCCCCCTAGTGGAAACGGGTCTGTAATGTTATagcagcgccccctagtggagaCGTGCCTGTAATGTTATTGCAGTGCCCCCTAGTGGAGACTTCAATGTTATTGCAGTGTCCCTTAGTGGAGCCTGTAATGTTATTGCAGAGCCCCCTAGTGGAGACGTGCCTGTAATGTTATTGCAGCGCCCCCTAAAGGTGCCTTGAAGCATTATGTTATTTGGCATTCCCTAAGTTCCTTTATACAACTAACTACACAATATGTGTGTTAACCCATATAGTTTTGTAGTGTTATGTGAATGAACTCTTTTCAAACTCTCTTAAGCAATCCTTAATGAGACTAATTTACAAGTATACTAATTTGCTATTAAATAAAGAAGCTTCACTTTTTGTAAAAAGCTGAAAATGTTTACTGTGtaaaatattaaatgaaattaCAGCAAAGTATTTGATATAAAAGTGTTCAATAGGATaagtgtctacctagagactaaatgtaaacagagatacagacacacaagttacagagctggagaaaaaatatataattattctctctttcaaatgtaacagacAATAGTAATAGTATCCCATGATTAAGGTAGTATTCATATTATGTCTCCTCTCTGTACAGATTTAACATTTTATTGAGTAATGCACAGGTTAAAGCCATTCACCAAAATCCAGGTGTTGTAAATGTAAGGCAGTGTATGTGCCACGCCGCTAGGCGGCGCTACAGCCCTGTTGTGTTGTCTGATAATTTGTTGGTTTGAATTAATTTTGTACCTTCTGATAACCCGTAGTGTTTCTGATAACCTGTGTTTTGCCTAGGACGCCATTTTATCTTTAATGTTTGCGATCAATCTCTAggtcaggggtcttcaacctttttcagcccaaggaccccttggctaagggagacactgagcagggacccccacccccgccgccccaaatttgggcctgatattcatataatttatttggaactaagtgtcagtcacacacacactcccctacacatgtttgaacagaattacaaatcatctgtgacacacaactcgttttaatttattctgtttattattgaaattttttctcccttacagttagccatcactgtATTAAATTAGAGGGACAaataattgagtagcttgagaagcttaagtatggatgaaatatctcatacctagtgagagatctgacgtttgagaattcatcattcatgtctttggcaacaacattctccctatgaagcatgcagtgcgtcatacatggctcttgcctGTGCACATCGCAACGTTTTCCTCGGACTCTCTTCCACATTTGACATGAGAATGTTCAACAGAAGAAATACAGAGTTTCCTATAATGAGGATGAGAGACATTtagtctccccctccccctcctctgacaCTAACACATCTATGAGCTGTTGATGAGCCCAGAGCCTTCATATGAGGTGCTGTTTAGGCCATGAGTCTAGGAAGCTCGCACaaacactactttttttttgtgctaaCTACTACTTGTCGATTATATATtgtaaacccacacacatacaaaaaaaaaacacaaaaacatacttgAAAAAACTCACTTCAAGTTTTTCTTTTATTGAATTCATGTCCCCTAACAATTTATGTTTCAATCTCTACCCCTTCATCAATTTCAAATATGATAAAATAATACTTCATCTTGTACATAAAACGTTGTTGAAAACAATTTCAGTAAGAGATACTCCATCATGTATTAGCAGAGcagcacatcatttgaatggatcctctggtgtctcttgagaacAGCCATTGtactaaaggtctttccacactgagaacactgatgtggcttttctccagtatgtgtaatctgatgtTTGGATAGGTTGGAGCTTTCCAtgaaatactttccacatgTAGAACACTTATACGGCTTcaccccagtatggatcatctggtgtctcttgagacgAGACATTacactaaaggccttcccacatgtactgcactggtgtggcttttccccagtatggatactctggtgtatcttgagatcAGACGTtttactaaaggccttcccacatgtactgcactggtgtggcttttccccagtatggatactctggtgtttcttgagattagacattttaataaaggccttcccacatgtactgcactggtatggcttttccccagtatggatcttctggtgtttcttgagattagacattgaactaaaggccttcccacatgtactgcactggtgtggcttttccccagtatggatactctggtgtgtcttgagagtagacattttaataaaggccttcccacatgtactgcactggtatggcttttccccagtatggatcttctggtgtttcttgagattagacattgaactaaaggccttcccacatgtactgcactggtgtggcttttccccagtatggatcctctggtgtatcttgagatcAGACGTtttactaaaggccttcccacatgtactgcactggtgtggcttttccccagtatggatcctctggtgtgtcttgaattttgacatttgactaaaggccttcccacatgtactgcacttgtgtggcttttccccagtatggatcctctggtgtatcttgagagaagacatttgactaaaggccttcccacatgtactgcactggtgtggcttttccccagtatggatcctctgatgtTTCTTGAGAGAACCCATTTCactgaaggccttcccacatgtactgcactgatggggcttttcccctgtatggatcctctggtgtgtcttgagataaGACTTTCGACCataggccttcccacatgtagtgcactgatacggcttttccccagtatggatcctctgatgtgtcttgaAATGAGACAATGTactgaaggccttcccacatgtactacactggtgtggcttttccccagaaTGGATCATTTTATGTGTGGTGAGGATGGAGCTATTCCtgaaatactttccacatgaggtacactgatacggcttttccccagtatggatcctctggtgtgtcttgagagtagacATTTTAccaaaggccttcccacatgtactgcaatggtgtggcttttctcctgtgtgtattcgTTGATGAATTGAAAGAAGGGAAGGTTTGGCAAAGGTTTTGAAACACTGAGAGCATTCATGTTGTTCCTTCCTGGTGTCCAGTCGCTGATGTAATTCctggtatgaagtctttctgcactgggggcgTTTGTGacatctctctttgtttcttttttcctcagagttccctcttttgttagattggatcctttgaatgtgtcctaaaatattataaataaagttcagcaatattttctctctcctcctctatctggGCTGTAATTTCTACAACACTGGTACATATTTGTGATATGTTTTTTGACATATTGGTTATTTGATAGAAATCACTTTGAAGTTACTTagtataaaagtgtctaccaagagactaaatgtaaatgtaaacagagatgcacacacaattGAGTTACAGAATTAGAGAAAAAAATTAtggcagacactttctctcttttgattATAAAGGACTGCAGATATTATCCCATGACTAAAATATACCCACAGTATTTATGTTCATTGAATAAGTCTCACGTTGTAAAGCACAAGTTGGCAATTCTCTAAAATTCATGTTTTGTAAATATGCACAAACCTAACAATAagtaagcaacttacttgtaggcgAAGAGTTgaagtcaccatattctcttgaatcaaattcttcttcatttttgatttccattggtgaatacttttcttctttcaaggtcatGATGGTAGACGTGTGCATTTCGGCcttgcattcatattccagtccaggcttttcttccactgtcttacatgtagacagatactcttgtaggaaatcatcaaattcttcttcttttatctccttcttcactgaagtgggcagttgtgaaggttcagtaaatccagacatttctgattttagttctgttttggaaaaagaaaatcgGTTACACTATCCTTTGATGCAAAAATTCAGTGAAAATCTCTGAAGAAAGAACTCCAGTATAGTTGTACTGTTGGtgaattacacatacagtatactagaataccagtgccagccttaaaaaggtgagtttagtaATCTGACTTCTTGAAGTGGTGTTCATTTAtagcttcttctgtctgaccttTTATCTTCCTAGATTAAAATCTAGCCAATCAGCTCTAGGAGCCTTTGGAATCCAAAATAGCATGACAAAGGATTATGGGCAGGAGTTTCATGTCAATGAGCACCGTTTACACGACTGATGGCCCtcaggtgggcatggccatagcttagcctgcagaaactccacaaagggaggtaggtgggggtggggtggatgtgtgaactgagaagTGGGGGTGGGCTGATGAACTGAAGAAAGCCTCCATTCAttttcatactgtatgtttgtttgtgtatttattagtgctgtcagtttaacgcgttataaacgaaatggatgataaaaagcttctgaatggaaagtttacgtTTAAAAGTtctgttgtgcaaaagaagccagcttcactgttgtctgaaaatgtcaacaggcagctggctgaaagcaaagaagtagtaggcttaccttttattggtaacctaactgttacgggttaattgtttctgaaataagaggcctgactgctatgttcccagcaaacttgaaaaaaataaaatattaagccatggtttaactgcactataggctgagtccttgtttacctgaaatgtgcactttataattttattttgtaccaccctgtttggcaatgttggttttcaataaaataaaacatttgcataaagcaagccaatccacttttccatgttgataagggcattaaaataaaaataaaaaaaattaattaattaataaatgaagggacatttagaatagatacaaatttgcgattaatcgtgattaattttgagttaactatgacataaatgcgattaaatatttgaatcgtttgacagcactcatttcaagtgtttatttcttttaattttgatgATTATAACTGACAGCTAATGAAAACCCAAAATTCAGTATCTCAGAACATTTTAATATTGTGAAAAAGTTCAATATTAAAGACTCATGGTGTCACACTCTAATCAGCTAATTAACTCAAAACACCTGCAAAGGTTTCCTGAACCTTTAGATGGTCTCTCAGTCtggttcagtaggctacacaatCATGGGGAAGACTGCTGGCTTGACAGTTGTCCAGAAGACGACCATTGACACCCTGCACAAGGAGGGTAAGACACAAATGGTCATTGCTAAAGAAGCTGGCTGTTCACAGAGTGCTGTATCCAAGCACATTAATGGAAAGTtgaatgaaaggaaaaaaattggTACAAAAAGATGCACAAGCAACAGGGATAACCGCAGCCTTGAGAGGATTGTGAAACGAAGCCCATTCAAGAATTCGGGGGAGATTCACAAGGAGTGGACTGCAGCTGGAGTCAGTGCTTCAAGAGCCACCATGCACAAACATGTCTTCAACTGTCGCATTCCTTGTGTCAAGCCACTCTTGAACCAGAGACAACGTCAGAGGCATCTTACCTGGGCTAAGGACAAAAAGGACTGGACTGTTGCTCAGTGGTCCAAAGTTCTTTTCTCAGATGAAAGTTAATTTTGCATTTAATTTGGATATCAAGGTCCCAGAGTCTGGAGGAATagaggagaggcacagaatCCAAGTTGCTTGAGGTCCAATGTAAAGTTTCCACAGTCAGTGATGGTTTGGGGTGCCATGTCATCTGCTGGTGTTGGTCCACTGTGTTTTTTCAGGTCCAAGGTCAACGCAGCCGTCTACCAGGAAGTTTTAGAGCACTTCATGTTTCCCTCTGCTGAccagctttatggagatgcaGATTTCATTTTCCAGCAGGGCTTGGCTCCTGTACACACTGCCAAAGGTACCAGTACCTGGTTTAAGGACTATGGTATCCCTGTGCTTGATTGGCCAGCAAACTCGCCTGACCTAAACCCCTTAGAGAATCTATGGGGTATTGTGAAGAGGAAGATGCGAGACACCAGACCCAACAACGCAGAAGAGCTGAAGGCCCGCTATCAGAGCAACCTGGGCTTCCATAACACCTCAGCAGTGCCACAGACTGATCGCCTCCATGCCACGCCGCATTGCTGCAGTAATTCATGCAAAAGGACCCCAACCAAGTATTGAGTGCTGTACATGTTCATACTTTTCAGTAGTCCAACATTTCTGTGttaaaaatccttttttttattggtcTTAAGTAATATTCTAATTTTCTGAGATACTGAATTTTGGGTTTTCATTAGCTGTCAGTTATAATtatcaaaatgaaaagaaataaacacttgaaatatatcagtctgtgtgtaatgaatctatataatatataagtttcactttttgaatcgaattactgaaataaatcaactttttgatattctaatttattgagatgcacctgtatatCACCCATCTAGGTGGAATGatcatctttcctctcttttttaatATTTGTTAACCCAGAGCAGATGTCTTCTGTTCTTGAGAAGTAGGTTTCACTTTTTATAATGATTGCATTCTGTCAAGAAAAGTAACTCATTAAGTAACTCCACTAAGTTTCAGTGTAAAACTGGGTTTTCAATGTCCTAGGAAAatagcatttacatttccttatgcaacaacatcttgacagtcGGTGTAAAACTTTTAAAGCAGATAGACAAGtttacacatcagtttccatatggtgtctttagacgtctccaagtgtctcataacctctccaaaatcaccaaatacaaaagcaAATACTGCTCACTGTATTTCAAGCATCCATACTCTTTTCTTGacttctgtactacagcaaaccgTTTGAATTATTTTCAGTGTAACACTTGTTTTATTGAATTCATGTACCCTAACAATTTATGTTTCAATCTCTACCCCAACACGTGTTTCAAATGTGATCAAATAATACttatgtaataataatacatcttGAACATTAAATGTTGATGAAATCTCAGCTAATTTAAAAACAGTTTCAGTTAGAGATACTCCATCGtgtattagcagggcagcacatcatttgaatggatcctctgg contains the following coding sequences:
- the LOC122128521 gene encoding zinc finger protein 836-like, whose translation is MSTLKTHQRIHTGEKPYQCTSCGKYFRNSSILTTHQRIHTGEKPYQCTTCGKAYGRKSYLKTHQRIHTGEKPHQCSTCGKAFSEMGSLKKHQRIHTGEKPHQCSTCGKAFSQMSSLKIHQRIHTGEKPHKCSTCGKAFSQMSKFKTHQRIHTGEKPHQCSTCGKAFSKTSDLKIHQRIHTGEKPHQCSTCGKAFSSMSNLKKHQKIHTGEKPYQCSTCGKAFIKMSTLKTHQSIHTGEKPHQCSTCGKAFSSMSNLKKHQKIHTGEKPYQCSTCGKAFIKMSNLKKHQSIHTGEKPHQCSTCGKAFSKTSDLKIHQSIHTGEKPHQCSTCGKAFSVMSRLKRHQMIHTGVKPYKCSTCGKYFMESSNLSKHQITHTGEKPHQCSHTCGKALSCMSALKTHQMIHTGEKPHQCSTCGKAFSHMYHLKTHQMVHTGEKPHQCSTCGKAYSHMCHLKTHQMIHTGENPHQCSTCGKALSCMSALKRHQMIHTGEKPHQCTTCGKAFRQITLLKTHQRIHTGENPHQCSTCGKALSCMSALKTHQMIHTGEKPHQCSTCGKAFSHMYHLKTHQMVHTGEKPHQCSTCGKAYSHMCHLKTHQMIHTGENPHQCSTCGKALSCMSSLKTHQMIHTGEKPHQCSTCGKAFTKMFQLKLHQMIHTGEMPHQCSTCGKAFNQLCHLKKHQKVHTGGKPYRCTTCGKYFRSSSDLNKHQITHTRETPRNLHRRERVVNTGTRRRDDYGGLSRNGSY